Proteins from a single region of Candidatus Babeliales bacterium:
- the nusA gene encoding transcription termination factor NusA — MKLSHVIDELVEERGLDRELLSNIICEGMLAAYMKKYPELTLSVKHNKKTDELEVEVNKQVVSVVKDEESEISLRKARNIDPNIELEGAVWVPFEQPIGRIEILRAKQVIANMIRNIEAAAIYEEYIAKQGTIVLGTIHKCERGGMTIKIGETLAFLPKSFSIPTDKCIVGYSIRALLKDVLKEPRNDNQLVLDRASTEFVQRLFELEIPEVFEKLVEIKKIVRIPGYKSKVVVVSHDKNVDPVGTCVGVGGVRIKPILKELGSEKIDVIAYSSTPETMVANALKPAVINRVELVNDNNADIWLDEDQRSLAIGKMGQNIALASQLTGISINLVQSKEDREQQDIQIEDLEMSEE; from the coding sequence GTGAAACTGAGTCATGTTATAGATGAGCTTGTTGAAGAGCGAGGATTAGACAGAGAGCTTCTAAGCAATATAATTTGTGAAGGTATGCTTGCTGCATATATGAAGAAATATCCTGAGTTAACACTTTCAGTCAAGCATAACAAAAAAACAGATGAGCTTGAAGTAGAAGTAAATAAACAGGTAGTTTCTGTTGTTAAAGATGAAGAATCAGAAATTTCTTTAAGAAAAGCACGCAATATTGATCCAAACATAGAGCTTGAGGGTGCTGTCTGGGTACCTTTTGAGCAACCTATTGGCAGAATTGAAATTTTACGGGCTAAGCAAGTTATTGCAAATATGATTCGCAATATCGAAGCAGCGGCCATTTATGAAGAATATATAGCAAAACAAGGTACGATTGTTTTGGGCACTATTCATAAATGTGAGCGTGGAGGGATGACTATTAAAATAGGTGAAACATTAGCCTTTTTGCCAAAATCATTTTCTATTCCTACTGATAAATGTATCGTAGGATATTCAATTCGGGCATTACTTAAAGATGTATTAAAAGAACCAAGAAATGATAATCAACTTGTTTTAGATCGTGCATCTACCGAATTTGTACAAAGATTGTTTGAACTAGAAATACCAGAAGTTTTTGAAAAACTTGTTGAAATAAAGAAAATAGTAAGAATTCCAGGATATAAATCTAAAGTAGTAGTAGTTTCTCATGACAAAAATGTGGATCCCGTAGGAACCTGCGTTGGTGTTGGTGGTGTTAGAATAAAACCTATCTTAAAAGAATTGGGTAGTGAAAAAATAGATGTAATTGCCTATAGTAGTACACCAGAGACAATGGTTGCCAATGCATTAAAACCTGCAGTAATAAACAGAGTTGAACTTGTTAATGATAACAATGCTGATATTTGGCTGGATGAAGATCAAAGATCTTTGGCAATTGGAAAAATGGGACAAAATATAGCATTAGCTTCGCAACTTACTGGAATAAGCATTAATTTAGTTCAATCCAAAGAAGATCGCGAACAACAAGATATTCAAATTGAAGACCTTGAGATGAGCGAAGAATAA
- a CDS encoding NAD(P)-dependent oxidoreductase encodes MKIAFFEVNEEQKEVFKKAFSEDELHFFCESLIDEVPDSIKNADIISVFVCSEIKQKILNQFNNLKLIVTRSTGYNHVDVKSAQEKNIVVSNVPKYADVAVAEYTFALLLALSRRIYDAYYQVAHDYSFSNEHLQGFDLAGKVLGVVGTGNIGRHVIRIANGFNMEILACDKKENKEFAKQFNFEYLSFNELIKKSDILTFHVPLIKETYHMINLDNIDLLKQGSYLINTARGGIIQTDALVKALNEGIIAGAALDVLEEENFTKEPLALLFEQHPEYKQLKNILENHVLIEHPRVIVTPHNAFNSYQALERLIKLSIENINKWKSGNPINIVQL; translated from the coding sequence ATGAAAATTGCATTTTTTGAAGTTAATGAGGAGCAAAAAGAAGTTTTTAAAAAAGCTTTTTCTGAAGATGAGCTTCATTTTTTTTGTGAATCTTTAATTGATGAGGTTCCTGATTCTATTAAAAATGCGGATATTATCTCGGTATTTGTATGTTCAGAAATTAAACAAAAAATACTTAATCAATTTAATAATTTAAAGTTAATTGTTACTCGTTCAACTGGTTATAATCATGTTGATGTTAAAAGTGCACAAGAGAAAAATATTGTTGTAAGCAATGTGCCTAAATATGCAGATGTGGCGGTAGCAGAATACACCTTTGCTCTTTTATTAGCATTATCCCGTAGAATTTATGATGCATATTATCAAGTTGCGCACGATTATTCCTTTTCAAATGAACATTTACAAGGGTTTGATCTTGCGGGGAAAGTACTAGGTGTAGTTGGAACTGGTAATATAGGGAGGCATGTAATTCGTATTGCAAACGGTTTTAATATGGAAATACTTGCTTGTGATAAGAAGGAAAATAAAGAATTTGCTAAACAATTTAATTTTGAATATTTATCTTTTAATGAACTGATTAAAAAATCGGATATTCTAACTTTTCATGTACCACTTATTAAAGAAACGTATCATATGATTAATCTTGATAATATTGATTTATTAAAACAGGGAAGCTATTTAATTAATACAGCACGAGGTGGTATTATTCAAACTGATGCATTGGTAAAAGCATTAAATGAAGGAATTATAGCAGGTGCGGCGCTTGATGTTTTAGAAGAAGAAAATTTTACAAAAGAACCATTAGCATTACTCTTTGAGCAGCATCCAGAATACAAACAATTAAAAAATATTTTAGAAAATCATGTTTTAATAGAACATCCCCGCGTTATTGTAACTCCACATAATGCTTTTAACTCCTATCAGGCTTTAGAACGTCTTATAAAGCTTAGTATTGAAAATATTAATAAATGGAAGAGTGGAAATCCAATTAATATAGTGCAATTATAA
- a CDS encoding ComEC/Rec2 family competence protein produces the protein MYKLHSFFLSIPISPLFPSLIAFIAGIVWYFFGFSFYIPFFSWIFLAILVSYYAENVYYLKILLLGATFIIGNGLLKKKYNSHCSFSQCNNPKSLTIKIIDTEQKQNSFSKYLYHGSIKNIQCIDFQKTCYNKNILIYSPQDLNLVADDLIYIENPKLKIPDPSILNYYFLRENIYATINLKNNNQFTTTLHSKYSLRSFVFNQKNRILVELKQICNKKTFSLFSLLFLGNKSINKKELQKLRTWCKEWGISHYLARSGLHLVMIIYIWEMLFRYIPLSLIFKQILISFFTIVYLLLSWSSISFLRAFFTFLSYKFSIIFNRQTNSLHLITIITFLFLILNPINLFLLDFQLSFGITYLLAWIQQVHIAKSRYLFSTLE, from the coding sequence ATGTATAAACTTCATTCCTTTTTTTTATCTATTCCGATTTCTCCGCTATTCCCCTCATTAATCGCTTTTATTGCTGGTATTGTTTGGTATTTTTTTGGCTTTTCATTTTATATTCCTTTTTTTTCATGGATTTTTTTAGCAATACTCGTTTCCTATTATGCAGAAAATGTCTATTATCTTAAAATTTTGCTTTTAGGAGCAACTTTTATTATTGGTAATGGATTATTGAAAAAAAAGTATAATAGCCATTGCTCATTTTCTCAATGCAATAACCCAAAAAGCCTAACTATTAAAATTATTGATACTGAACAAAAGCAAAATTCTTTTTCAAAGTATTTATATCATGGATCAATAAAAAATATACAATGTATAGATTTTCAAAAAACATGTTACAACAAGAATATTCTTATTTATTCTCCTCAAGATTTAAATCTTGTAGCTGATGATTTGATATATATAGAAAACCCAAAATTAAAAATTCCTGACCCATCCATATTAAATTATTATTTTTTGCGAGAAAATATTTATGCAACTATTAATTTAAAAAATAATAACCAATTTACAACTACGCTACATTCAAAATATAGCTTACGAAGTTTTGTTTTTAACCAGAAAAATCGAATTCTTGTTGAATTAAAACAAATATGCAATAAAAAAACTTTTAGTTTATTTTCATTATTATTCCTGGGAAATAAATCAATCAATAAAAAAGAATTACAAAAACTAAGAACTTGGTGTAAAGAATGGGGAATTTCACATTATCTTGCTAGATCTGGTCTACATTTAGTAATGATTATATATATATGGGAAATGCTTTTTAGGTATATTCCTTTATCATTGATTTTCAAACAAATTCTTATAAGCTTTTTTACTATAGTTTATTTATTATTAAGTTGGTCTAGCATTTCTTTTTTACGTGCTTTTTTTACTTTTTTAAGTTATAAATTTAGTATTATTTTTAATCGACAAACAAACTCCCTCCATTTAATCACTATAATTACTTTTTTGTTTTTAATCTTAAATCCAATTAACCTTTTTTTACTTGATTTTCAATTAAGTTTTGGCATCACCTATCTTTTAGCATGGATTCAACAAGTACATATTGCTAAAAGTCGTTATTTATTTTCAACTCTTGAATAA
- a CDS encoding DUF2062 domain-containing protein — protein MKYTITNYLKKYVYEERSPHKLALSFCIGSYIAFSPFLFFHTIMVFAGVWLFQLNFPITLTAAYGINNPWTAIPIYMIDYIFGYWILHKLLHIKVVTIFPEWMSYLNYFFEYKLGLPQPCIWSFLIGGNLLGIILSVLLYPLMKKIFSKLVTEIHGTI, from the coding sequence ATGAAATATACGATAACGAATTATTTAAAAAAATATGTTTATGAGGAACGCTCACCGCATAAACTTGCTCTATCTTTTTGTATAGGAAGCTATATTGCTTTTTCTCCATTTTTATTTTTTCATACGATAATGGTTTTTGCTGGGGTTTGGCTTTTTCAGTTAAACTTTCCTATAACATTAACAGCAGCATATGGAATTAATAATCCATGGACAGCTATACCAATTTATATGATTGATTATATTTTTGGCTATTGGATCTTACACAAATTATTACACATTAAAGTAGTAACAATATTTCCTGAATGGATGAGTTATTTGAATTATTTTTTTGAATATAAATTAGGATTACCACAGCCATGTATTTGGTCATTTTTGATAGGTGGTAATCTCTTAGGTATTATATTAAGTGTTTTACTTTATCCATTAATGAAAAAAATATTTTCAAAGCTTGTAACTGAAATACATGGTACAATATAA
- a CDS encoding uracil-DNA glycosylase: protein MDIKSFKQELLNELYEPYQNCTMCPLGTLGRENVVFGEGNPDAALIFVGEGPGAEEDAQNRPFVGRSGKLLTKTLSHIGLKREEVFITNIVKCRPPGNRTPTTLESNTCKEILLFKQIKIIRPLVICTLGSAAIQGLIDKPIKITKTRGNVLIWNNISVVPAYHPAYILRNPSEQPIFISDIKLAAELSAQKTPH, encoded by the coding sequence ATGGATATTAAATCATTCAAACAAGAGCTGCTCAATGAACTTTATGAACCTTATCAGAACTGTACTATGTGCCCACTCGGGACATTAGGTCGAGAAAATGTAGTATTTGGTGAAGGAAACCCTGATGCTGCACTTATTTTTGTCGGAGAAGGACCAGGTGCTGAAGAAGATGCACAAAATAGACCTTTTGTAGGGAGATCCGGTAAATTATTAACTAAAACACTGTCACACATTGGATTGAAGCGCGAGGAAGTATTTATAACAAATATAGTTAAATGTAGACCTCCTGGAAACCGAACACCTACAACTCTTGAAAGTAATACATGCAAAGAAATTCTTCTTTTTAAACAAATAAAAATAATTCGCCCTCTTGTTATTTGCACACTTGGTAGCGCTGCAATTCAAGGGCTTATAGATAAACCCATAAAAATTACAAAGACCAGAGGGAATGTTTTAATATGGAATAATATTTCTGTTGTACCGGCTTATCACCCCGCATACATCTTAAGAAATCCCTCAGAGCAGCCCATTTTTATTTCTGATATAAAACTTGCAGCAGAATTATCTGCCCAAAAAACGCCACATTGA
- a CDS encoding pyridoxal-phosphate dependent enzyme, with translation MQNHFLFKYFPSLKSQIHYIPLAQLPTPINKLKNLSTYFKTNLYIKLDSLAGNLDNHLYGGNKVRKLEFLLADALKKEADTILTFGAIGSNHVVATACYAQKLGLNCIGFLKKQPISTYVHRNLLLMHYFNCKTYLFSQSERNLIQKILIDPNFDFVKNEKLYVIPAGGSNTIGILGFVNAAFELKEQINNGIIPEPDYIYVAGGSFGTSIGLSLGLQILGLKTKIRAVCVEPIELEKVLLDAKLLFEQTNQLLHFYDSIFPIISFNAKKLKFITKMSENDYGLAIPEGAAAKNIFEIYEKINLDDTYTARAAAALINDLQSNTKLKNKTILFWHTFCDNFTLPIMPTYTQLPSDFHQFF, from the coding sequence ATGCAAAATCATTTTTTATTTAAATATTTTCCTTCTTTAAAATCGCAAATTCATTATATACCATTGGCTCAATTACCAACTCCTATTAATAAATTAAAAAACTTAAGCACTTATTTTAAAACTAATCTTTATATTAAATTAGATTCTCTTGCAGGAAATTTAGATAACCATTTATATGGTGGCAATAAAGTAAGAAAATTGGAATTCCTTTTAGCAGATGCCTTAAAAAAAGAAGCTGATACCATTTTAACTTTTGGCGCTATTGGCTCAAATCATGTAGTTGCTACTGCATGTTACGCACAAAAACTTGGACTTAACTGTATCGGTTTTTTAAAAAAACAACCAATTTCTACCTATGTTCACCGTAATTTATTACTTATGCATTACTTCAACTGCAAAACATATCTTTTTTCACAATCTGAAAGAAATCTTATTCAAAAAATTTTAATAGATCCAAATTTTGATTTTGTAAAGAATGAAAAATTATATGTAATTCCAGCAGGAGGCTCAAATACGATTGGTATCTTAGGGTTTGTTAATGCTGCATTTGAACTTAAAGAGCAAATAAATAATGGTATCATTCCAGAACCAGATTATATCTATGTTGCTGGTGGTAGTTTTGGCACTTCAATTGGCTTATCACTTGGCTTGCAAATTCTTGGATTAAAAACCAAAATAAGAGCAGTTTGTGTTGAACCAATCGAACTAGAAAAAGTTTTACTCGATGCCAAATTACTTTTTGAGCAAACAAACCAACTTCTTCATTTTTATGATTCAATATTTCCAATAATTTCATTTAATGCTAAAAAATTAAAATTTATTACTAAAATGAGCGAAAATGACTATGGGTTAGCTATACCAGAAGGAGCTGCAGCAAAAAATATTTTTGAAATTTATGAAAAAATTAACTTAGATGATACGTACACTGCTCGAGCAGCTGCTGCTTTAATTAATGATTTACAAAGTAATACAAAATTAAAAAATAAAACTATTTTATTTTGGCATACATTTTGTGATAATTTTACTTTGCCTATCATGCCAACTTATACACAATTACCTTCAGACTTTCATCAATTTTTTTAA
- a CDS encoding clostripain-related cysteine peptidase: protein MIKSKFLLILMFCSAINYLIFSHEVHRQSLLENIIQKISGIDNKSATIDVKTTDPQINKTMHEKEYSFMTFMAADNDLGPFARKNLREQSNAGSTQYINIITQLDTRVAGNKKVTKRYYVEKDKLLVINHNDPTTQQMDSGVPNTLIDFCKWGIHNFPAKKYVLNLWNHGTGALDIGPKRTINPFPLFLFNPENNLIELDRSIPFFDFIQSCAYADQRAICFDDTTGHYLTNQDLEYALDSICTNLLNGKKLTIICFDACLMSMIEIANIVKNYAEYMVASQEVELGTGYNYYKILTPFSSHSPDKEAFARHIVYSYEQAYTNITNDFTQSALDLKFINALEQNINQVSMLLIDSIKFQQGKSIVDTIKASRHKLFCTHFDEPSYIDLHHFYNNLLTNLKRFNYKNGRHGEAIRQQLNAALLQGIDLIKKTVIANVTGKNLARANGISIYFPERRIHSSYHRTNFAKTNAWPQFLKDYLAHYA, encoded by the coding sequence ATGATTAAATCAAAATTTCTATTAATTCTAATGTTTTGTAGCGCCATTAATTATCTAATTTTTAGCCATGAAGTACATAGACAATCACTGCTTGAAAATATTATTCAAAAAATTTCTGGTATCGATAACAAATCTGCAACTATTGATGTAAAAACCACTGACCCTCAAATTAATAAAACAATGCATGAAAAGGAATATTCCTTTATGACTTTTATGGCAGCAGATAATGACCTCGGGCCATTTGCTCGAAAAAACCTAAGAGAACAATCTAATGCAGGATCTACGCAATATATTAATATCATAACCCAACTTGATACTCGCGTTGCAGGAAATAAAAAAGTAACAAAACGTTATTATGTAGAAAAAGATAAATTACTTGTAATCAATCATAATGATCCTACAACACAGCAAATGGATAGCGGAGTTCCAAATACATTAATTGATTTTTGCAAATGGGGTATTCACAACTTTCCTGCAAAAAAATACGTATTAAATTTATGGAACCATGGCACAGGAGCTCTAGATATTGGCCCTAAGCGCACAATAAATCCTTTTCCATTGTTTTTATTTAATCCAGAAAATAACCTCATAGAGCTTGATAGGAGTATCCCATTTTTTGATTTCATACAGTCATGTGCTTATGCTGATCAACGAGCAATTTGTTTTGATGATACCACTGGACATTATCTCACCAATCAGGACTTGGAATATGCTCTGGATTCCATATGTACTAATTTATTGAACGGAAAAAAACTTACTATTATCTGTTTTGATGCATGCTTAATGTCAATGATTGAAATTGCAAATATTGTAAAAAATTATGCTGAATATATGGTCGCATCACAAGAAGTTGAACTCGGAACTGGTTATAATTATTATAAAATCTTAACACCATTTTCATCTCACTCACCAGATAAAGAAGCATTTGCTCGACATATTGTCTATTCTTATGAACAGGCTTATACAAACATAACGAATGATTTTACGCAATCAGCACTCGATTTAAAATTTATTAATGCATTAGAGCAAAATATAAATCAGGTTTCAATGCTCTTAATTGACTCAATAAAATTTCAGCAAGGTAAATCAATAGTTGATACAATTAAAGCAAGTAGGCATAAGTTATTTTGTACACATTTTGATGAACCAAGCTATATTGACTTACATCATTTTTATAACAACTTGCTTACTAATTTAAAACGCTTTAATTATAAAAATGGCCGCCATGGGGAAGCAATTAGACAACAACTTAATGCTGCCCTTCTTCAAGGCATCGATCTTATAAAGAAAACAGTTATTGCAAATGTAACGGGAAAAAATCTTGCTCGCGCAAATGGTATTTCAATTTATTTTCCTGAGCGTAGAATTCATTCTTCTTATCATCGAACAAATTTTGCAAAAACAAATGCTTGGCCGCAGTTTTTAAAAGATTACTTGGCACATTATGCATAA
- the tsaD gene encoding tRNA (adenosine(37)-N6)-threonylcarbamoyltransferase complex transferase subunit TsaD, which yields MNPSILGIETSCDETAAAVYANNKIQSNIIFSQVDLHQLYGGVVPEIASRSHIEKINTIVAQALAQSKIGLNEIDIVAVTNRPGLPGSLLIGVCFAKALAWVKKKPIIGIDHLEGHAFSTFLEYDVPFPHLCLTASGGHTSLYLIHDFGKYDVLGTTLDDAAGEAFDKIAKLINLPYPGGPIIEKLAKKVNFEDFFHYPRSMGNQLDFSFSGLKTAILYDLVKKNLYNLSTKKLSPNMSENIKEQIASSLLVCINDIFIQKIELAIKQFPQVRAVTFVGGVASNKFVKENIQKIAEKNNKLFFSPSSQYCTDNAAMIAFVGSYKAKQGIFSDYNLDILKNE from the coding sequence ATGAATCCTTCTATTTTGGGTATCGAAACATCATGCGATGAGACAGCAGCCGCTGTTTATGCAAATAACAAAATTCAATCAAATATTATTTTTTCACAAGTAGATTTACATCAACTATATGGTGGCGTGGTACCTGAAATCGCTTCTCGTTCTCATATAGAAAAAATAAATACTATTGTTGCACAAGCATTGGCACAATCAAAAATTGGATTAAATGAAATTGATATTGTTGCCGTAACAAATAGGCCTGGCCTTCCAGGATCTTTACTTATCGGCGTCTGTTTTGCAAAAGCGCTCGCATGGGTAAAAAAAAAGCCGATTATTGGTATCGACCATCTTGAAGGTCATGCATTTTCCACATTTTTAGAATACGATGTACCATTTCCCCATTTATGTTTAACGGCATCAGGAGGCCATACTTCATTATATCTGATTCATGATTTTGGCAAATATGATGTTTTAGGTACTACTTTAGATGATGCAGCAGGTGAAGCATTTGATAAAATTGCAAAATTAATAAATCTTCCGTATCCGGGTGGTCCAATTATTGAAAAGCTAGCTAAAAAAGTTAATTTTGAAGATTTTTTTCACTATCCACGCAGTATGGGAAATCAACTTGATTTTAGTTTTTCAGGCCTCAAGACAGCCATACTTTATGATTTAGTTAAAAAGAATTTATATAATTTATCTACTAAAAAATTATCACCAAACATGTCTGAAAATATAAAAGAACAGATAGCAAGCTCTTTACTCGTTTGTATTAATGATATTTTTATACAAAAAATTGAACTTGCCATTAAACAATTTCCTCAAGTACGCGCGGTAACATTTGTTGGTGGTGTTGCTAGTAATAAATTTGTTAAAGAAAATATTCAGAAAATTGCTGAAAAAAATAATAAATTGTTTTTTAGCCCTTCTTCCCAATATTGTACTGATAATGCTGCTATGATTGCATTTGTCGGATCTTATAAAGCAAAACAAGGAATTTTTTCAGATTATAATTTAGATATTTTAAAAAATGAATAA
- a CDS encoding OmpH family outer membrane protein encodes MNNRYFNSLLMLLIINIMSVLYINAETAAQGIKKEDTIQMTKDEIQTIVREEMEKSFAYFDPFKILERSLEYKDEVRKIEKELDSRKQQLKSLEETAMKRKTELETMANALSESAKERKKEEMGNLEAQYRIKAQGAQEYAENAEQKARMKVLRTIQIEAEALAKEEGRMVVLAGGVVYGVKPIDLTEKILERINTKYRASKEKNKNEGMKKPAVTPAA; translated from the coding sequence ATGAATAACCGATATTTTAATAGCTTATTAATGCTTTTAATAATCAATATAATGAGTGTTTTATATATTAATGCAGAAACTGCAGCTCAAGGGATTAAAAAAGAAGATACTATACAAATGACTAAAGATGAAATTCAGACCATAGTTCGTGAAGAAATGGAAAAATCTTTTGCCTATTTTGATCCTTTTAAAATTTTAGAAAGATCCTTAGAATATAAAGATGAAGTAAGAAAAATAGAAAAAGAGCTTGATTCACGCAAGCAACAATTGAAATCACTTGAAGAAACAGCCATGAAAAGAAAAACAGAATTAGAAACTATGGCTAATGCGCTGAGTGAAAGCGCAAAAGAGCGTAAAAAAGAAGAGATGGGGAATTTAGAAGCGCAATATCGCATTAAAGCACAGGGCGCCCAAGAATATGCAGAAAATGCTGAACAAAAAGCACGCATGAAAGTATTGCGCACTATTCAGATAGAAGCGGAAGCTTTGGCAAAAGAAGAAGGCCGTATGGTAGTTCTAGCTGGTGGGGTAGTATATGGGGTAAAACCAATTGATCTTACCGAAAAAATACTCGAACGTATTAATACTAAATATCGTGCGAGTAAAGAAAAAAATAAAAATGAAGGTATGAAAAAACCAGCAGTTACTCCTGCTGCCTAA
- the smpB gene encoding SsrA-binding protein SmpB → MGIKIIAQNKKAFHDYEILERLEAGIVLTGDEVKSIRKGHISLVGSYAVFHDRELMLLNCTIAPYEQAFQKRDDLSTRSRKLLMHRRELDQLAGGVAKKGITIVPLKMYLNEKGLIKIELGIAKHKKAADKRRELKERDIKKETAREIKKHR, encoded by the coding sequence ATGGGTATAAAAATCATTGCACAAAATAAAAAAGCATTTCATGATTATGAAATTTTGGAGCGCCTTGAGGCTGGTATTGTGCTAACTGGTGACGAAGTTAAATCAATTAGAAAAGGTCATATTTCATTGGTTGGTTCTTATGCGGTATTTCATGACCGTGAATTGATGCTGCTCAATTGTACTATAGCACCCTACGAACAAGCTTTTCAGAAAAGAGATGACTTATCTACTCGAAGCCGAAAGCTTTTAATGCACCGCCGTGAGCTTGATCAGCTTGCAGGGGGAGTTGCAAAAAAAGGAATTACCATTGTGCCGTTAAAAATGTATTTGAATGAAAAGGGGCTCATAAAAATTGAGCTTGGTATAGCGAAGCACAAAAAAGCAGCGGATAAGCGGCGTGAACTTAAAGAACGAGATATTAAAAAAGAGACTGCTCGCGAAATCAAGAAGCATCGGTAA
- a CDS encoding ankyrin repeat domain-containing protein — protein sequence MISSYFFQFLFIILSSISCFAQVCVPSMSRFSSIGYSKISLGQQLLQVIKQGSPEKFKSLLMQAVQQNRGNKQAFFEVINTRDENTYNILHFTTLIGDLENIAAIFDALKQFYGNDKQGLFKYLDARDKYGLNVLGFAEYNADKRTMQLVLTRTMQLIGEDKELFFKFMNAQDSRGWRPLLNAADDAESDNMQLMVQITAHVLGQDSQFFLDFLNAKDFEGYTALDSVRTFPDELFLKKFGAKKGKEDIESEELKEADRYGRILIESSNRSNFALFEKTLKEALAKFKDQKHMLFHFLYIRDDAGWTSLINAATDGQYEYVKILLEAIEELAMHEKELIFHVLSATDFQGRTALHLALLRHHYDIAHLLIDAIIKYSDNTALLLAILNTPNEFNGFTPLITAVYSGYQFDVKGYENTKLIIEKIKQVLDKNSRMFWLFMNARDYNGWTPLAYAADDRIRALLKSYGAIDTTMPKIYGVTNFESLARNMGI from the coding sequence ATGATTAGCAGTTATTTTTTTCAATTTTTGTTTATTATATTAAGCTCAATTTCCTGTTTTGCACAGGTATGTGTACCTTCAATGAGCCGTTTTTCTTCAATAGGTTATTCAAAAATATCTTTAGGTCAGCAACTACTTCAAGTAATTAAGCAAGGTAGCCCTGAAAAATTCAAATCTCTTTTAATGCAAGCAGTACAGCAAAATCGCGGCAATAAGCAAGCATTTTTTGAAGTAATTAATACACGAGATGAAAATACATATAATATTCTTCATTTTACTACTCTAATTGGAGATCTAGAAAATATAGCTGCGATATTTGATGCACTTAAACAATTTTATGGTAATGATAAACAGGGGCTTTTTAAGTACTTGGATGCTCGAGATAAATATGGGCTGAATGTGCTTGGCTTTGCTGAATATAATGCTGATAAAAGAACGATGCAATTAGTGCTTACAAGAACGATGCAATTAATTGGCGAAGATAAAGAACTTTTTTTTAAATTTATGAATGCACAAGATTCACGTGGTTGGCGTCCTTTATTAAATGCTGCAGATGATGCCGAATCAGATAATATGCAGCTTATGGTTCAAATAACAGCGCATGTTTTAGGTCAAGATTCTCAATTTTTTTTGGATTTTCTTAATGCCAAAGATTTTGAAGGATACACAGCTCTTGATTCAGTAAGAACTTTTCCTGATGAGCTTTTCTTGAAAAAATTTGGTGCAAAAAAAGGGAAAGAAGACATAGAAAGTGAAGAATTAAAAGAGGCTGATAGATATGGACGAATACTAATAGAATCTAGTAATCGCTCTAATTTTGCATTATTTGAGAAAACACTCAAAGAAGCTCTGGCAAAATTTAAAGATCAAAAACATATGTTATTTCACTTTCTTTATATTCGTGATGATGCAGGTTGGACCTCACTTATTAATGCTGCTACTGATGGTCAGTATGAATATGTTAAAATACTTTTGGAGGCAATAGAAGAACTTGCAATGCATGAAAAAGAACTTATTTTCCATGTTTTAAGCGCAACTGATTTTCAAGGAAGAACAGCACTTCACTTAGCATTATTAAGGCATCATTATGATATTGCTCACCTTTTGATTGATGCGATTATTAAATATTCTGATAATACCGCATTACTTTTAGCAATATTGAATACGCCAAATGAATTTAATGGTTTTACTCCTTTAATTACGGCAGTCTACAGTGGGTATCAATTTGATGTAAAAGGTTATGAGAATACTAAGCTCATAATTGAAAAAATAAAACAAGTTTTAGATAAAAATTCTCGTATGTTTTGGCTCTTTATGAATGCTCGAGATTATAATGGCTGGACTCCACTTGCATATGCTGCAGATGATCGTATACGTGCATTATTAAAATCATATGGCGCAATTGATACTACAATGCCTAAAATCTATGGTGTAACTAATTTTGAAAGTCTTGCACGCAATATGGGTATCTGA